The Arvicanthis niloticus isolate mArvNil1 chromosome 8, mArvNil1.pat.X, whole genome shotgun sequence genome segment AAAGGACTGTTCATGTCTACCTCCTTGGGTAACTCCATAGCATCTTCCTTTGCCTCTATTCAATCACTGGGATATCTCCTGTCTAGCTGTTTTCTAGAATGTTTGCTATTAGTTTTAGTTTACATTGTATCACTtgttcacatttaaaaaatgtattgatCTCTCCTGAAGCTACTTCACTCAATGTTCTATACTTTCCACTCCACAGATGGGTCTGTTTTGTCTGTTAGTTACAGGGTGTGAGATAAGAAGCTAAGGCAGGCAAGGAATGGAAATTAAGGGGGGGAAACTAAAATATAATAGCCCAAGAAAAAGTGTCATTGGGCTCaagacctgcaacattccaaatGTTTCACAGTCACTTAATCCCTATCAGGTAGTTAGCCTTAAAGAAGGGTTTCCTTAAACTTCTTTTCAGGAGTTCTCCTTTGCAGTAAAAAACTATTTACCAGGCAGGAGCCCAGGTTCAGAAGTTGAAAGCACTCACCACCATGGCAGATGATCCAAGTTGTATTGATGCCCTACAtcagtagctcacaactgcctgtaactacagctccattGATACGTTTCCAAGCCAACATTTACATTCACATACCCAAGTGCAGATACATAGAAATAATttggaaaagaacaaaattaaagagaaaactcAATAACATATCATTTCTAGCTCAATCTTGAAGCTGTAATACTCGGAGAACCTGAAAGTTCAGTCTTTCCttgtctgtttgattttttttttttttttttttttggtgttttggtttgcAATTGCTGAAGCAACCTGTATTGCATGTGGGGTACTTCAGACAGGTGGTAGTTTTAGGTTACAGAAGCTAGACACGAATGAGCACACAGAAAAAGGCTGCTCCAGCAAGAAGCCTTAATATTTTCAACTTACTTCTGTTTCAGCCTCCCCAAATGTCTGAGTAGCAGAGGGGTATCACTTCTTATTAGACAGTTATATTCTCCAGGCTCAGCCACCTACTGTGGCTGTATGCCTGTGCGTTTCCAAAGCCTTTAATGTTTCCTGTATTGGATGGTACTTCAGGCTTGCAGACTTTTCTGTTATGTTCTTGTTCTGGATGGATTTCCTGTCATGTAACAAACAGTTCAGTACTTGCACTGAAGGAAtcccagaagaggatagaaggctTAAAGACTACAGTTATGAAAAGTATGATTCTTGTTACTGGAAGAGATCTTCCACCTCCTCACATGAATGTGCATCTATCACTATGTGCTTTATTTTCAGTACTACTTTCCGGTACTAGATAATGGAAAACTCTGGGTCTTTGACATTCATTTTGTGGTTCTCTGTTACTCTTTTAGTCATCAGATTCAGAGTCAGCATAGACTTCTCATTCATGAAAAATACCCTAGTTACCCCTTGTTTACCTGAGTTCATCTAGGATGAAGGTGAACATGTCCATATTTTCCTACATTTATTTCAAGGCCAGAGTTGATTAAAATATCTGGAATGACTttctaagaataaatatttagagaaaaacTGGAAAAGTCTTTTCAGTggccagaaacaaacaaacaaacaagcaaaaaaacaagGAACTCTGTTTATGTGGAagatatattaagaaaatattcaggatgaccaaaataaaatttttgccaGTGAAGTTGCTtgctttttttcaaatttaagaaTTTGAGGGAGTATTTTTAGAACCATTGATTTTCACACTTCTTTATATGCCTGAAGGAATGTCTCCATTATATCCCTGCACAAATGGTGTTGTATGCTGACAGACACTGGAAGTGTCCTTCATTTTTTATGCATCATGGATCCATTTTCACAGTGTCTTATGCTGTACCGTGTTTCAGAAAGAAGTCTATTGTAAAATGTTTACTGTAATTTATCAGTAAAATAAGTGTTGATGgagcaataaaaatataatcatggATAATTGGTTTCTCCTTCACAAATTTatccatggaaatggagagacgCTCCATATAATTCTTTCTCACCCACTTGTAGCAATACAAAAGCTGGGTTTTTGATAGCacaaaataagttattttatttgatCATAAGAACAGATGAGATCTGCCTTCCCTGTTGTGAGACCTTAATAACTGGAGGAAATGGAGAGTCTGAGGTAACTTGTGCATGAGAGGAATTGTCAGCACCATAGGGACCTAAAATGTGGAATTTGTCTGAGATGGTGTTAAGGAGGAGTATGCTTGAAGACAGTTCTTGGAGAAATATAGAGACAGTTCATACTTGTATCCTAATAGAGTTCTGGAATGTTTAAAAGGTATGGTACTTAGAAAGACTTCACTTGTacacttttgtcttttttgtcaTTAGATTGAAAATTTGCTTGTAAAGAGCCACTTGCTCTCAAAGCCTATCTCCAAAATTCTATCTTCTTGGTCAAATGTACTTACTGATTAAGCATGCTCTTCTCTTTGCATGTAGTTCATCCATCTTGATCTTTTATTCTAGAGTAAATTATCAAGTGTCTTATTGTTAAACCAAACCATTAAGTTTAGAAGTTTTCCCAGGAATATCTCAATACCATAAatcaattttatattaaatggACAAAGTAATCTATGACCAATTTTAATTTTGGATATGACTGTTTTTTATTCacctctcatacaatacattctgtCCACTGCTTACCCCTTCTCTATTACTCCaagtttctctcttccacctccCTTTTTCCATAGATCCACTgcacctctgtttcccttcaggaAAGTGTAGACCTCCTAGGTATATTAAGATCATAACAAGATGCAGTAAGTCTAGGTGTAAACTCTAATACCAAAAATGAATGAGGCAACCTAGTATGACGAAAAGGGTctcaagagcagacaaaagagtcaaagatacacccctacacacacacacacacacacacacacacacacacacacacacacacacacttttacattTAGGAGTCTTACAATGATCTCATTTCTAAAggaatccattttattttttaaagagcaattcattatacacatatatgcatgcaaaagATGAAAATCAAAGAAAGGAAGCACTGATAATCTGGATCATCAGGGACTATCCTAGTAATAGGTGGATGGATATGTGCTTAGCAGTTGTTGTTCTGGATGATGCGACACTTCAGGACTTCGAGGTAATTGGCAATTTTGTCAGTATCACTAGCCAGGCATTGGAGTAGGTTACTAATAGCAAAGAGGCGGGTATCTTCATCAGTAGACCTCACATCTGCCAGTCCCATCCAAGCAGGGTAGAAATTTTCTTCAGCTCCAGGATGAACCTTATCACCAAAAAAACTTATATTATTTGTTGTAGTCAGTTTTTATGccttccttgtgtttctatgtgagtgcatgtgtgtgtgtgtgtgtgtgtgttgcttgtacATGAGTATCAATGTGTGTAAGTTTGTGTAGACATTAATTTGAAGGTTACAGGTGAACTGGGATAGAGTTTTTTAGATTCCTTGTGTCTCTCCTGTGTGTACATTTTCTTTGAACATAGGTTCTCTTCTTTATCCAGGATTTGCATATTTCTAACTCACCACTAGGGAAAACAATCATGatgttaaatgaataaatcaattaattaatggaaaaaataaataaaaagtaaaaataaaacaaactgtaAGCCACCATTTCCCAATTTTGATGTAGATTCAGGTAAGTGTAGTCAGCCATTCATGCTTGTAAGGAGGGCTCTTATCGACTACTTCATCACCCAGCCCCAGCTcatattcattatatttttgaacaaaagtttggaaaaatttagaaataaaagattTCAGTCAAAATCAAGGCATTTTCCAAGTGACTGTAACTCCTATTGTGTTTTGATTGTCAAGGTATATGAAACTTCTCACTGGAAAACTTGCATGATGTCAACTTGCCAACAATTCTTTACTGTCAAAGCTGTAAACATGTTGGAAGCCTAAATTAACTATTTTGAATTAAGTATCTCTAGATTCATTTCTCATTACAACAAAATACCTCTTTCGTgtaaaaggaagggaagaaacttAGAAGAAACACTCACCCTGACAAGGATTGCCTTGAGTTCTTctagaatatcttggtttgttTCCTCCACTTCTTTGACTTTCAACAGCAAGGTTTCACAGGTTCCTTCAAGAGTAGCAACTGCACGCACAAGTTGTTTCAGAGGGTGGTACCAGGCTCGTGAAATGCTGATCATCATCTTCACAAGGATATCTGACTAATCAATGATCACCGAACATCAAgttaaaaaattgaaatacaccaaagtacacacatatatttgtatgatCATGGGTTACTACAATATCTAGTTGTTTGAATGAGTATATAGAAAATGTTTTGGTacataaaacattataaaatggaaattttaatcCACAGACCTACAatttgctaaaataaaaaattacatcatatttttttctgagaccaaattgatcatattttttttcatctacattctgccatgctGAACTCATGtgatcttttctattttgttatttcttttgttcatgAGAAATCAAAGCTTTGCTGATACTTGATAGGTGTCCACAGGACCTGATTTATATA includes the following:
- the LOC117714370 gene encoding prolactin-like; the encoded protein is MLQMLLVSNLLLWENVYSMSVCFDMEEYNEIPIEELFDSVIFTAQYISNLTTQLSEEFDTKFAHSLIYKAKNSSTCHTTSLATPASIEKIQQTQSDILVKMMISISRAWYHPLKQLVRAVATLEGTCETLLLKVKEVEETNQDILEELKAILVRVHPGAEENFYPAWMGLADVRSTDEDTRLFAISNLLQCLASDTDKIANYLEVLKCRIIQNNNC